CGCTGGGACTCGAGTGGATGGCGTCGCTGAAGGTCACCGGGAAGCCGGAGACCGTGCTGCCGTTGGGGTTGAAGGCGTAGAGCTTCTTCGAGCCGTAGCTGCCCAGCACGATCTCGAGGTCGGGATCGGCGTCGAGGTTGCAAAGCGTGGGGCTGGAGCGGCTCCAGGCGCCGAAGCCGCTGGCGAAGATGCCCGTCGTGCCGATCTGCGGCGTGCCGTTGGCGTTCCACGCGTAGAGGTTGCCGTCGAGGCAGATGGCGAAGATCTCCACCTGGCCGTCGCCGTCCACGTCCGCCACCGCCGGCGTGCCCCAGCACCAGTTGGGCAGGGTCTTGGGCCAGCCGGAGACCAGGGTGCCGTCGCCGTGGTAGACGTAGATGCCGAAGGGATTGCGCGTGGCGCCGATGATCTCGAGGCCCGGGAACGCCGGATCGACGTCCGCCATCGCCAGCGCCGCGGTGAACTCGCCGCCGCTCGGGCTGAGGACGCCGTAGGTGGCCGAGTTCGAGTCGCCGTCCTGGATCTCGACGCCGTCGGCGTGCCAGGCGTAGAGCAGCTCCGCGCCGGCGGCGAGCTCCTTGTCGCCGTCGCCGTCGATGTCGCCGATCACGACGCTGCTGGCGGTGCCGAAGTTCGTCTGCAGCGGCCAGCCGGCGAGCATCGAGGGGTTCGTGCTCGTCGAGAACTCGACGCTCGGCAGGCTGCGGAAGCCGGCCGAGTCCACGCTCTCCACCACGAAGTAGTAGATCGTGCTCTGCTCCAGGTGGTCGTTGCGGAAGTAGGCGTGCTGCGTGGGCTCGCTGGACACCAGCGAGTACGGCCCGCCCTGGCTCTGGCTGCGGTAGACCAGGTAGGAGGCCGGCAGGGCGGCCGGGATGTCCCAGGCGACGTCGATCACGTCGCTGGCCAGGCTCGAGTCGAGGTAGAGCATGCCCGGCGCCTCGGGGCGGCGCACCTGCACCGTGTCGACCCGCGTGCCGCCCAGCGGACCGGTCAGGGTCAGCGCGAAGCGGTTGGGCGAAGAGACGTCGTTCTCGCGCAGGTTGATGCCCGCGGACGCGCCGCGCTCCAGGAGGTCGAGCAGCGGCAGCGTCACCGCGCCGGACAGCACCTGCCCGGCGGGGTCGATCGGCGTCAGGCTGGCCTGCCAGCCGTCCACCGGCGTGCTGCCGTAGTTCTTCCACTCGGGCTGGAAGACGTAGACCTCCCCCGCGTCGGGATTGCCGTCCCCGTTGCCCGCGCTGTCGTCGATGTCGAAGGCGAAGAGCCGCGGCAGCGGCGCGTGGGTCTCCACGTCCAGCTGGTCGACATCGCCGCCGCCCGTGTAGCTCAGGGCGAGCTCGAGCGCCGCGTAGCGGCGGTCGGCCAGCGTCAGCGGCGCGTCGACGAGGAAGAGCCCGGTGAGATCGAGCTGACCGCCCGCCGCGACGGTCTGTCCCGTCGCCACGTGGCTCTCGGTCACGGCGGCCTCGCCGCCGGGCAGCGTCAGGTCGAGCGTCAGGGCGTTCGCCGCCGCGCTGCCGGCGTTGGTGATGCGCAGCGCGAGCCGCACCGTCTCCCCCGCGTCCAGTCGCCCGTCGGCGTTGCCGTTCACCGTGGGGTCGGCGATGGGATCGTCCTCCACCGCGAGCAGCTCGGCCGAGAGCCGCGGACCCGTGCCCGCCGCGACGGACTGGGCGAGGAAGGTGGGCAGGTCCTGCCGGTGCAGGAGGCTGAGGTCGATGTCCCCCATGCTCTCCGCGCGGAAGGGAATCGAGACCATGCCCAGCGCGTCCGTGACGCCCTCGGCGCGGTCCTCACCGGCCTTGCTGGCGATCACCCGCGCGCCCTCCAGCGGCGAGCCCAGGCGGCTGACCTGCAGCTCGAGCGTGGTGCTGTCGAGCGTGTACGGCGTGACCAGCGCGGCGCTGAGCGCTTCCGGCGTGTCCAGCCAGATGTCCAGCGAGGGATCGCCGATGAGCACGTAGCTCATCTGCGTCCAGCGGTGGCTGCCCTCGACGATGCCGAGCGTCGACCAGGTGTTGTGGCTGTAGGAGAAGCACTCGCCCACGCTCATCGAGTCGGCGAAGAGCGACTCGAAGAACGAGTCCTGATAGTAGATGCTGGTGTTCGGGAACGCCTCGCGCATGCTGCCGACGATCACGACGCCGCCGCCGGCCGGCGCGCGCAGCACGGCCTCGCCCAGGCAGTTGTAGTCGATGGCGCAGGACGTGCAGTTGAGCGCGTAGATGACGAGCAGGTGGTCGAGTCCGTTCGTGAGGGCGTACATGTTGTCCGCCACGATCGACCCCGTGCCCATGGACATGGTGTAGCGGAAGCCGTGCCCCACGTGATGCACGATGTGGGCGCGGTTCGCCATGTCGTCGAGCACCGCCGCGGGACTCTCCGGCAGCGTGCCCGGGTAGAGCCAGTCCGTCTCGTAGAAGCGCAGCGCCTGCATCTGCGGCGGCAGCAGGTTGTCGTAGACGTCCTCGGCGTAGTCGGCCCCGTTGCGCGTGATCAGCTCCACGGGATCGCCGATCTGCCAGTCGGCCGGGAAGAGCACCTCGGCGTAGAAGCCCACGTTGGCCGTGTAGGTGGGGTCGGGCTGCGAGCTGTAGGCGATGATCTTGTCCACCATCAGCTGCGCGTCGGCCGCGTTGCGCACGGGCAGGCGGCCCAGGTTGACGTCGGCGATCATGTCCACCGCGTCACCCTGGGTGCCGCCGTAGTTGGACTCGCCGAAGTACTGGTCGTTGTCGCCGTTCCAGTCGCCGTCGAGGTCCGCGTAGTACAGCTCGGCGGGGATGTCCTCCGGCGGATCCTTGAAGTAGGAGTGCACGTAGCGGGCGGGCAGCGTGTCGGTGTCGCCGGCCAGCATGACCCAGCGCACGCCCCACTTCTCCAGCGCGTCCTGCAGGAAGAAGCGCAGCGTCTCCTGGAGGTCGGCGCCCTGGGGATAGTTGGCGCGGATCCAGTCCGTGTCGCGAACCACGGTGGGGATGCCCATGGTCAGCTTGAAGTCGGCCAGGGTCTGGAAGGTGGCGGCGTACTCGGGCGCGCAGACGATGACCATGTCCACGCCGCTGCCCTCGATGCTGGGCACGCTGCGCGGGTCGAAGGGGCCGTCGTCCTGGCGGACCGCGCTCGGCGGCGCGAAGCCGCGCACCGCTTCGGGGTTCGCGCTGCTGGCGACGAGCAGGCGCTCGCCGAGGGCCAGGTCCTCCGCGCGCTGGCGCAGGGGCACGCGCGCGCCGGGATCGGGCGCCGTCTCCACCACCACGCGCGCGGACAGCAGGCGCTCGAGCAGCGGGGCGCCGTTCTCCATCCGGTAGCGCAGCGGGGCGAGCAGCAGCTCGGCGCTGGCGAAGCCGCGGAAGCTGCCGGTGGTCTGGGCGTAGAGGTAGTCGGCCGGGAAGCTCTCGCCGGCGTCCTGCCCCACGGGGGCGACGCTCAGGCGATTGCCGTTCTCGTCCACGACGCCCTCGAAGTCGGCGAGGGCCTGCGCGAGCGGCACCCGGTCGGCGAGGACGTCCTCGAGGCGCACCGCCGTCACCCGCTCACCCGAGGGGATCGCGAGCCGCAGCGGCAGCAGGGGCAGCGACGGCTGCTGGGCGACCTCGGTGTGGCCGGGGGTGGCGGCGAGCAGCGCGGCCAGGTCCTCGGCGGAAGAAAGCGCGCGCAGCGACGCATCCGCGCGCCAGGTCAACTGCAGCTCGGTGGCCAGCGCGGGCAGCGCCTGGGCCAGCACGAGCAGCAGCACGAGGAGCGGGAGTGACGTGCGAAGATGCAGGGGCAGGCGATGATTGAGGGCAGAGCGCATCCTTGTCTCCTGCGTGGAGGTGCGGGTCCCGCCGGGGCGGGACAGGGTGTGGGATCGACGTAAACGGACACCAAGTATAGCACGCCGCCCGGCGGCGGAACAATCGAGCCAAACGCTTGAATCGTAAAGAATTGGGCCGCCCGCTTCCACGGCGGGCGGCCCGGTTCCTGCCGATACCGGAAAATGTCCGGTCGGTCCTAGAAGTCCGTCCCGCTGCTGAAGCGGAAGTCCGCCACCCGCAGATGCGGGAGCACGGCGTTGCCCAGCGCCTGGGCTTCGCCGAGCGCCTCGACCTTGCCGAACAGGTCGATGAGGCTCTGGTTGAAGCGGAAGTTCTTCACCGGGCCGGCCAGGGCCCCGTTCTCGATGAGGAAGGTGCCGTCGCGCGTCATGCCCGTGATCACCATGCGCATGGGATCGACGACGTTGGTGTACCAGAGGCGGGTCACCAGCACGCCCCGCTCGACGCCGCCGATCAGCGCCTCGAGACTCGCGGGGCCGCCGTCCATGACCGGAAAGCGCACGAACGCGCCCCAGGCGTTGGGCTGGGGCAGGCCGTGGCCGGTGGCCGTCTGCCCGCTGCGGTGGGCGCTGGCGCGATCGTGGAGGAAGCCGCGCACCACGCCGCGATCGATCAGGGTGAGCGCCTGGGTGTCGACGCCCTCGCCGTCGAAGCCGATGCCGAAGAGCCGCGGGTCGGCGGGATCCTCGCGCAGCGTGACGTTCTCGCCGAAGACCTTCTCCCCCAGCTTGTCGGCCAGCGGACAGCGCTCCTCGGCCACGGCCAGGCCGTTGAAGCCGAGATAGGTGAGATAGAAGAGCAGGTCCTGCGCCGCCTCGGCCTCGAACACCACCGTGTAGCTGCCGGGCGCCAGCTCGCGGGGCGAGCGGCTGTCCAGGCAGCGGCGGCAGGCGTCGCGCGCGACGGCCTCGGCGTCCACGTCGCCGGCGTCGCGCACGAGGATGCGGCTGCGGCCGGCGCCGTCGCCCTTCTGGGCGCTCACCTCGAAGACGGCCCGGCTGTGACGCCCGTAGCGGAAGAGGCCGCTGCTGTTGGCCACGCCGAACTGGCCGATCTCGCCGTAGTCGCCGATGGTGCCGTCCGTGCTGAGCGCGATGCCGCCCAGCTCGATGCCCTCGCCGGCGGCCACGTCGACGGCCGTCTTCACCCAGGCGGCGCGCGTGGCGGCGTCGACGGACGCCGTCCGCGCCGACCAGGCGCGATCCTCGCTGCGCGCATCGCCGCGGTGGAAGTCGATCACCTGCTCGCTCTCGGGCTGGATGCGCGCCAGCGCCTCGGCGTCCTCGACGCAGCGCTCGAGACCGCCCGGCGACAGGTCGTTCGTGCTCGCCAGCCCGATGCGACGGCCCAGCCGAACGCGCACGCGCAGCTCGTAGCGCTCCTCGGACACGTTCTGCGTGATGCGGTTCTCGCCGAAGCGGGTCAGCTCCTCGCGACCGCCCCCCAGGACCAGCTCGGTTTCGTCCGCCTTGCTCGCGGCGAGCACGCGGTCCACGATGCCGCGGAAGGCCATCTCGTCGATCATGCGCTCACCCCCACGCGAATCTTGCGGAAGCGGGCCGGGGCGGAGCCGTGCGTCATCCGGGCGGTCTGGCCCGGTTCGCCCTTGCCGCAGTTCATCACGCCGAAGGGCCGCCACCAGGCGGCGCCGCAGACGGCGTCGCAGGCGCCCCAGAAGTCCGGCGTGCGGCCCTGGTAGGTGCAGCCGCGCAGCATGCGCGTCTTCTTGCCCTTCTTGATCTCCCAGCCGATCTCGGTGCTGAACTGGAAGTTCAGCCGCATCTGATCGATGCTCCAGCTGCGGTTGGTCTCGAGCCAGAGGCCGTCGTCGGTGTCTGCGAGCAGGTCATCGAGGTCCCACTGGCCGGGCGCCAGCCCGAGATTCGGGATGCGGATGATCGGCGTGCGGTTCCAGTTCTCCGCGCGGTTGCAGCCGCGGCTGCGCGCGTTCCCTTCCACCGCCGCCAGTTCGCGGCTGGTCAGGTAGGCGGCGAAGCGGCCGCCCTCCACGACGTGCCAGCGCTGGGCCGCCACGCCCTCGTCGTCCCAGCCCCGGGTGGCGAGCCCGCGCGCCAGGGTGTTGTCGGCGACCAGGTTCACGTGCTCGGAGCCGTAGGTGAAGTTGCCCAGCTTCTCGGTGGTCAGGAAGCTGCGGCCGGCGAAGTTCGCCTCCATGCCCAGCACGCGGTCCAGCTCGCTGGCATGGCCGCAGGACTCGTGGATCTGCAGCGCCATCTGCGATCCCTCGAGGATGATGTCGCGCTCGCCCTCCGGGCAGGGGTCCGCGCCCAGCAGGGCGACGGCCTCCTCCCCCACGCGCTGGCTGTTCGCGGCGAGCTCGAACTCGCGCAGCACCTCGTAGCCGCCGCCGAGATGCGTGCCGCCGGCGGAGTCGGGGTAGCTGCGCCGCTGGATCGTGTTGCCGTCCGCGGCGACCGCGCTCACGCCCCCGCCGCTGGCCAGCAAGGTCTGCTCGAGCTCCGCGCCCTCGGTGCTGACGAAGAGAATGCGCTGCTCGTCGAAGAGCATCTGCGCCTGCCCCACCTTGACCCGCGGGTCCACGTGCAGCGCCCGCTCGGCGCCGTGGAGCAGGGCGAGCTTGTCCTCGCGCGAGACGGCGAAGGGATCCTCCGTGTGCGGCGTCGCCCAGCGCGCCTGCTGGACCGGTTCGGCCGCCAGCTCCACGGGCGTTTCCATCACCCGGGCGCTCGCCTCCGCGATGTCCACGGCCCGCGCGGCCGCCGCCTCGAGGCTCTCGGTGTCCAGGCGGTCCGTGGCCGCGAAGCCCCAGGCGCCGTTCTTGAGCACGCGGATCCCCACGCCCTGGCTGCGCCTGAGCTCGGCCAGGGCGAGGGCGCCGTTCTTGACCATGAGTTCCTCGCTGCGCCGCTCCACCCAGCGCGCGTCGGCGTAGCCCGCGCCGCGCAGGCGCGCGGTCTCGATGGCCGCCAGGACCCTGTCCTTCATGCTGCCCTCCGGTAGTGGTCGTCGGATGAGGGTGCCCGCGCAGGGGCGCGGGACGGGGCCATCATGCCCCAGGACGCGCCCCAAGTCCAGCGGCTTGGCTCAGCGGCGACCGGGCCGCCGCCGCGTCGTGGGCTCGGCGAGGCGCCGTCGCTGCCGCCGCACGCTGCCGAGCAGGTAGATGATGATCACCAGCATCAGCGCCGTCAGCAGCAGGCCGTTGCGATTGCTGGCGAGGAAGTTGCCGGGCAGCCAGACGCGCAGCTCGCCCCCCTCCAGCCGGTAGCGCCCGCCGTTCATGCGCAGCGTCACGTGCGCGCTCTCCACACGGAGTTCGCCGTCGACCGCGTAGCGGCCCACCTGCGGCTCGAGCGGACGTCCGTCGCTGAGCAGCGTCCACTGCCCGTCCGGCTCCACCACCTGGTAGAGATGCTGCGCGGGCGTCACCAGGACGGGCAGCGCGCGGACGTTGAGCTCGCGGCCGTTGTCCCAGTCCACGTGCAGCCCCTGGGCGTAGAGCCGGTGTTCGGCGTCGAGGCTCTCCGCGGGCGCCGGGGCCTGCTCCAGCACCGGCCGGTGGTTGCCGCTCTTCACCGAGATGAGCTGACCGGGCTGCTGGAGGAAACGTCGCACCCGCTCCAGACGAGAGAGCCTGCCGGTCTCCAGCACGGCTTCCGCGGCGAAGAAGAGCGCCGCGAAGGGACGCCCCTCCTTGAGCCCTTCCAGGTCGAGGGAGGGAATCTGCGGCAGGCTGGCCGCCAGGGCGTCGGCGCCGTCGTCCGCGCGCCCGCAGCCGGGCAGCCCCGCGCGCTGCAGCAGAAAGCCCTCGGCCATTCCGGCGAACAGCAGGCTGCTGGGCGCGTAGCGCCCGGCCTTCAGGCTGTCGCAGAAAACCAGCAGAGCCGGCGGCTCGAGCTCCAGCTGCTCGTAGAGACAGAGCCCGCGCTGGCGTCGTTCCAGCGACCAGGACGGCTCCCGCCCCGCCACGCCGCGCAGCTCGCGCAGGCGCGCCCAGCGGCCTGGCAGCTCGCCGGCGGACTCGCCGCGGACGGTGGCCGCGGTCCAGTCGGCCAGGTAGTCCCACTCGAGAAACTGCAGCGCCAGATCGCGCGCGGAGTCCGGCGCGGGCAGGGGCGGACCGGGCGCCGCCCAGTCGGCCCAGGACGCCACGTCCGCGGCCGCGCGCGGAACGACGACGGCGCCCCACGCCACCAGCGCGAGCAGGGCGAGCGTTCGCGGCAGCCAGCGGGCCGGTGTGCGCGTCGAGGGTCTCATGCGGTCGGCCCCCCGCGGGCGAGCAGCTGCCAGTAGTGGTCGAAGACGCGCGCCAGGCCGGCGAGGGCCTCCTCGGGGCTGCGCACGCGCGCTTCCCAGCTGGGGCCGGTGCCCGTCTGCAGGCGGAAGAGGTCGCGGTGCAGGTGCAGCACGGCGAGGACGTCGCCGTCCAGCCGGTAGACGCGCTGCAGCGCGCCGGCCTCCACCTGGATGCGCGGGTCGAGCTGGCGGAGCTGCAGCTCGAAGCGGCGCAGCAGCACCGCGACGACGGGTTCCATGCCGGGCGAGGATCCGGCCCCCGCGGCCGTCACCGGGGCCGGCCTCCGGTCGGCGTCCGGCGCAGCGCCTCGAGGAAGCCCTGGTAGCGGCGGCGCAGCGGCGGGTCGCCGGACTGCAGCGCCAGCGCGCCGAGACGGCCAGGGTCGAGCAGCTGCCGGCGGGCCAGCGGTCCCCAGATGCCCGTGACGCCACGGCGCGGCGGCGGCGTGAGGTCGAGGCCGAGGAGGAAGAGCGGTGCGCCGTCGGCGGACGGCGCCGCGCCGTCCGCGCTCTCGACGAGGGCCAGGATCGGCGAGTGGCCCGGGCGCGGTCCCTCCACGAGCTGGAGCCGCCAGGTCCCCGGCGCGGTCGCCTCGCGCTCGGCCTGTCCCGGGCCGAGGAGCAGGAGCCCGGGCAGCACCTCCACGCGGAGCGGCGGCGGTGCGCTCGCCCGCCAGTCCAGACCCATGCGCGACGGCGGCGCGCCCAGCAGGCGAGCCGCCAGGGCGAGGCGCGAGGGCGGCAGCTCCAGGCGCACGGATTCCCCGAGCCGCCAGGCGCTCAGCGCCAGGCTGGCGGCGAGGGCCAGCGGCCAGGGCGAACCGGGCCGGCCCGTCACGCGACACTCGAGCTCGGGGCCGCAAACGCTTTGCGGGACCCTGGTTTCCACGCTCAGCGTTCGGCTGAGGAAGAGTCCCGAGATGCTGCGGATGTGATTGGCCCGCTGCGGCTGGCCGGCGACACCCATGCGGCGTGCTCCCGTCTACGCCCCCACGACGAGCAGTGAGTTCTCGACACCCAGGTCGTTGAGGCGGGTCTGCTGGTGGCTGGGATCGGTCACCCAGCGCCCGTCGATGATGTAGCGGTACTCGTAGTTGCCCGGCGGCAGGGCCAGCGTGACCTCCCAGGCGCCGGCGCTCCCCGGCCGCGGCGCGAGCGGGATGCCTCCGGGATTCCAGTGGTTGAAGCTGCCCGTGAGGTAGACCGCGTGCGCCTCGGGAGCGTGGATGCGGAAGCGGACCCCCTCGTCGCAGCGCTGGGGGCCGAAGAGCAGGGACTCCAGCTCCTCGTCGCGCGCGAGGGTCAGCTCCGCGAGGTGGCCCCAGAGCTCCTCGGCGAGATTCTCGAAGTCGAGGCGGACGGGCCCGGCCTGCGCCAGTTCCATCACCGGCAGGCCGGCCGCGGCGGCCATCTTGACCCGCACGCTGCTGCGCACGCGCGTGGACAACAGGCGGATGCGCGAGTTCGCCGCCAGCTCGGCGTAGAGCTCGCGGCTGAAGAGCGTGCGCGGATTGAACTCGTTGGCGACCACGAAGCAGGCGGGGCGCTGGCGCGTCTCCTCCTCCAGCACCTCGAGGGTCTCGAGGATCTTCTCGAGTCCGTGCAGCGTGAAGGTGCTGCTGTCGACCGGCACCAGGAGGGCGTCGGCCGCCACGAGCGCGTTGAAGGTGAGCAGCCCCACGGCGGGCGCCGTGTCGACGATGACCCAGTCGTAGGCCTCAGCGTGCCGCAGCAGCGCGCTGCGCAGCCGGCTCTCGCGTCCCGGCTGGCGGGCCAGTTCCTGCTCGGCCGCCGAGAGGATGATGCCGCTGGGCACCACGCCGAGATGGTCGCGCACCTGCACGGTCATCGCGTCCAGCGACGCCGCCGGATCGCTGAGCAGGTCGTAGGTGCCCAGCGCGCAGCGCTCCACTTCCACGCCCAGGCCCAGGGACGCGTGGCCCTGCGGATCCAGGTCCACGAGCAGGACCCGGAAGCCCTCCTTGGCCCACGCGGCGGCGAGATGGATCGCGAGCGTGGTCTTGCCGCAGCCGCCCTTCTGGTTAACGACCGCGAGTACCTTCATCCCGACACCTCCTGTCTCGTACACCCCGGAGGACCCCGGTGAGGTCATGGCCGCGCTGTCTGGGTCTCCATCGCGGCCACTGTGCTGCCAGGCCGAAAAACCGTCAAGGACTATTGCCCGACGCATCACGAGGGAACGTGGTGTGACGGCTCCGCGGGCCAGGAGCGGGGGAAGCGCTCAGCCGCTGACCATGAGCAGCGTGGTGACCACGCCGAGGACGAAGCCCCAGAAGACCTCGCTCCAGGTGTGGCCCAGCAGCTCGCGCGTGCGCTCGCGGGCGAAGTGGTGCGTGTCGATGAGCTCGTCGAGGATCTCGTTCAGCAGGCGCGCCTGCTTGCCCACCTCCTGCCGCAGCCCCGTGGCCTCGAGCACGAAGTAGAGGCTGAAGACCACCGTCACGGCGAAGAGCGGCGAGTCCGCCCCGGCCACGCGCCAGGCCCCCACGGCGAGCGCCGTCACGACGGCCGTGTGGCTGCTGGGCATGCCGCCGGTCTCGAAGAAGCGGTAGAGCTTGAAGCGCCGCGCGCGCAGGCTCTCCGCCACGACCTTGTAGAGCTGGGCGAGCAGGCCGCTGAGCAGCGCCGCCCAGAGGATGGGATGCATCACGTCGACGCCTCCAGGCCCGAGCCTCCGGTCAGACGGCGGAGGATCTCGAGCGCGCCGGCCACCGCGAAGACCAGCAGCAGCGGCTCGATCTCCCAGCGGAAGCGGCTGCGAACGAAGTAGAGACTGTAGAGGAACGTGTACTCGGCGAACAGGAAGTAGGCCGGGAACAGGCGCCGCCAGCGCCCGCGCCAGAGCCAGAGCCCCGCCAGGATGAAGGGCAGGATGAACCCGTAGAGCGACTGGTAGGCCACGCTCCAGCGGGTGGGATAGCCGAAGCGGGTGATGTCCCGGCACCACCAGAAGTAGTACGCCTTGCGGACGATGAAGCCCAGGTAGTGCGCGGGACGCTCGCCGATGGCGCCGAAGGCGCGCGCGTAGAACCAGCGCTCGAGGGCCGGCTCGGGCAGGGTCTCCACCACCTGGCGGTCGACCACGCGCCAGAAGTTCCGCTCCTCGGTGAAGTCGCCCCAGGTGTAGCCCCCGGCGTAGGCGTTGTTGCCCACGAGAAAGTTGAAGCCCCCGTTCGTGCTCGTCAGGAGCAGCGTGTGGTGCACGGCCGCGTTGCGCAGGATCCACGGGCTCCAGACCGCCGCCAGCATGACCAGGTAGCTCAGCGTGCGGCGCCGTCGCCCGGGGTGGGGAAAGCGCCAGAGCCGGAAGAGAAAGAGCACGCCCAGCAGGCCCAGCGGCGGCGAGGTCAGGATCGCCAGGCCGTGGACGAAGCCCGTCGTCCCGCCGAGGACGAGCGGGCGCGGGCCGTCCACGCGGTCCATCAGATTCACCAGGACCAGGACCCAGGTCATGATCAGCGTGGTGGAGAAGATTGCCAGCGAGTAGATGGCGAAGAGCGGGTAGAGCCCCACCAGGAAGTAGCTGCCGATCATCGCGCGGCGGCCGAACCAGCGGCCGGCGATCTCGGCGGCCAGGAGCGCGTTGACGAGCGAGGCCCCCACCTGCAGCACCCGCAGCAGCGTGACCCAGTGCGCGGTGGCCATCTTGGCCAGCGCCATGAGCACCGGGTAGAGCGGCGGGATGAACGAGCGCATGGGCACGTCGCAGTAGTAGAAGGGCATCCAGTAGCCGCGGCCCGCCACGAGGTTGTCGGAGATCACGCCGGACTCGAAGCCGTGGGTCGGCAGCGTGGCGCCGAGCAGCAGCCAGACCGCGACCCGTTCGGCGAGGAACAGGAAGAGACCGAGCCACAGCAGCCGGGCCGGCATCTCGCCGAGACGGGACGCCTCGATCCGCGGCAGACGGCTCACGCGCCGTCCTCGCTCCCCAGCAGCCGGCGGAGCAGGGCCTCCGCCGC
Above is a genomic segment from Candidatus Latescibacterota bacterium containing:
- a CDS encoding T9SS type A sorting domain-containing protein gives rise to the protein MRSALNHRLPLHLRTSLPLLVLLLVLAQALPALATELQLTWRADASLRALSSAEDLAALLAATPGHTEVAQQPSLPLLPLRLAIPSGERVTAVRLEDVLADRVPLAQALADFEGVVDENGNRLSVAPVGQDAGESFPADYLYAQTTGSFRGFASAELLLAPLRYRMENGAPLLERLLSARVVVETAPDPGARVPLRQRAEDLALGERLLVASSANPEAVRGFAPPSAVRQDDGPFDPRSVPSIEGSGVDMVIVCAPEYAATFQTLADFKLTMGIPTVVRDTDWIRANYPQGADLQETLRFFLQDALEKWGVRWVMLAGDTDTLPARYVHSYFKDPPEDIPAELYYADLDGDWNGDNDQYFGESNYGGTQGDAVDMIADVNLGRLPVRNAADAQLMVDKIIAYSSQPDPTYTANVGFYAEVLFPADWQIGDPVELITRNGADYAEDVYDNLLPPQMQALRFYETDWLYPGTLPESPAAVLDDMANRAHIVHHVGHGFRYTMSMGTGSIVADNMYALTNGLDHLLVIYALNCTSCAIDYNCLGEAVLRAPAGGGVVIVGSMREAFPNTSIYYQDSFFESLFADSMSVGECFSYSHNTWSTLGIVEGSHRWTQMSYVLIGDPSLDIWLDTPEALSAALVTPYTLDSTTLELQVSRLGSPLEGARVIASKAGEDRAEGVTDALGMVSIPFRAESMGDIDLSLLHRQDLPTFLAQSVAAGTGPRLSAELLAVEDDPIADPTVNGNADGRLDAGETVRLALRITNAGSAAANALTLDLTLPGGEAAVTESHVATGQTVAAGGQLDLTGLFLVDAPLTLADRRYAALELALSYTGGGDVDQLDVETHAPLPRLFAFDIDDSAGNGDGNPDAGEVYVFQPEWKNYGSTPVDGWQASLTPIDPAGQVLSGAVTLPLLDLLERGASAGINLRENDVSSPNRFALTLTGPLGGTRVDTVQVRRPEAPGMLYLDSSLASDVIDVAWDIPAALPASYLVYRSQSQGGPYSLVSSEPTQHAYFRNDHLEQSTIYYFVVESVDSAGFRSLPSVEFSTSTNPSMLAGWPLQTNFGTASSVVIGDIDGDGDKELAAGAELLYAWHADGVEIQDGDSNSATYGVLSPSGGEFTAALAMADVDPAFPGLEIIGATRNPFGIYVYHGDGTLVSGWPKTLPNWCWGTPAVADVDGDGQVEIFAICLDGNLYAWNANGTPQIGTTGIFASGFGAWSRSSPTLCNLDADPDLEIVLGSYGSKKLYAFNPNGSTVSGFPVTFSDAIHSSPSVGDLDGDYDLEIVFLCENDSLYVINNNGTRRPGFPVYLQSNAAGLAPSPALVDFEDDGQMEIVAGGVVAYTSMNLTVLDNNGVTRPGWPLHFEESSEASPVVVDLDGDGELEIMLGMETGYLYAFEADATDMPGFPILTEAELRSCPTVDDLDGDFSVDVALYGWDAYVYVWNMPAFYRNGLAQWKMFRANPGRTGVFTREEQNTGGDDLPVSAPDGLLFANYPNPFNPSTTIRFVTPAGEGLLPVTLSIHDIQGRRIATLQDGPLSRGVQQSVVWDGKSDTGAPVASGIYFARVEMGDVVHSQKMVLLK
- a CDS encoding TldD/PmbA family protein yields the protein MIDEMAFRGIVDRVLAASKADETELVLGGGREELTRFGENRITQNVSEERYELRVRVRLGRRIGLASTNDLSPGGLERCVEDAEALARIQPESEQVIDFHRGDARSEDRAWSARTASVDAATRAAWVKTAVDVAAGEGIELGGIALSTDGTIGDYGEIGQFGVANSSGLFRYGRHSRAVFEVSAQKGDGAGRSRILVRDAGDVDAEAVARDACRRCLDSRSPRELAPGSYTVVFEAEAAQDLLFYLTYLGFNGLAVAEERCPLADKLGEKVFGENVTLREDPADPRLFGIGFDGEGVDTQALTLIDRGVVRGFLHDRASAHRSGQTATGHGLPQPNAWGAFVRFPVMDGGPASLEALIGGVERGVLVTRLWYTNVVDPMRMVITGMTRDGTFLIENGALAGPVKNFRFNQSLIDLFGKVEALGEAQALGNAVLPHLRVADFRFSSGTDF
- a CDS encoding TldD/PmbA family protein, producing MKDRVLAAIETARLRGAGYADARWVERRSEELMVKNGALALAELRRSQGVGIRVLKNGAWGFAATDRLDTESLEAAAARAVDIAEASARVMETPVELAAEPVQQARWATPHTEDPFAVSREDKLALLHGAERALHVDPRVKVGQAQMLFDEQRILFVSTEGAELEQTLLASGGGVSAVAADGNTIQRRSYPDSAGGTHLGGGYEVLREFELAANSQRVGEEAVALLGADPCPEGERDIILEGSQMALQIHESCGHASELDRVLGMEANFAGRSFLTTEKLGNFTYGSEHVNLVADNTLARGLATRGWDDEGVAAQRWHVVEGGRFAAYLTSRELAAVEGNARSRGCNRAENWNRTPIIRIPNLGLAPGQWDLDDLLADTDDGLWLETNRSWSIDQMRLNFQFSTEIGWEIKKGKKTRMLRGCTYQGRTPDFWGACDAVCGAAWWRPFGVMNCGKGEPGQTARMTHGSAPARFRKIRVGVSA
- a CDS encoding AAA family ATPase, which produces MKVLAVVNQKGGCGKTTLAIHLAAAWAKEGFRVLLVDLDPQGHASLGLGVEVERCALGTYDLLSDPAASLDAMTVQVRDHLGVVPSGIILSAAEQELARQPGRESRLRSALLRHAEAYDWVIVDTAPAVGLLTFNALVAADALLVPVDSSTFTLHGLEKILETLEVLEEETRQRPACFVVANEFNPRTLFSRELYAELAANSRIRLLSTRVRSSVRVKMAAAAGLPVMELAQAGPVRLDFENLAEELWGHLAELTLARDEELESLLFGPQRCDEGVRFRIHAPEAHAVYLTGSFNHWNPGGIPLAPRPGSAGAWEVTLALPPGNYEYRYIIDGRWVTDPSHQQTRLNDLGVENSLLVVGA
- a CDS encoding divergent PAP2 family protein, which produces MHPILWAALLSGLLAQLYKVVAESLRARRFKLYRFFETGGMPSSHTAVVTALAVGAWRVAGADSPLFAVTVVFSLYFVLEATGLRQEVGKQARLLNEILDELIDTHHFARERTRELLGHTWSEVFWGFVLGVVTTLLMVSG